Part of the Sorghum bicolor cultivar BTx623 chromosome 1, Sorghum_bicolor_NCBIv3, whole genome shotgun sequence genome, aaatctaaaaattacaaaacaaattttattcAGCTCTACATatgttgatccatacattaaaaaaaaataggtgcaaagtgtttgtcctattaatttacttttcttttattctttatatcgactgaaaattaataaatgcgtagaaattcatagaaaaatccaaaaattacaaaacaaaatttgttcAGTTCCACATATGCAGATCCATGTAGTAaagaaaaaatatcacaaattttagtatatttttttactgaagatgcttgcctatgctttttagtgtaaaattaaaattgtagttatcttgctccaattattataaaaattttatggtagcctatttaatgtgacgcttgatttgtggtaaaagttttagcaccattcctgcatatctcactgatttacgcaccattcctgcatatctcactgatttactaatttacctaaatttatgcttgctaaatagtttagcatcaatttaagtatgtaaaaatataaaaaaaaatgcttccactacctttgcacgatgtgttgttatatcatatgacacttcataagcccatgtgtttataatctacatatatttaactgatatatcatattttataggaatcctaatctaaataaaaaaataaagctagcaacaaacttctcatgttttaatataatactatttttactattaaataaatatgtcttcaaactacataatattgtaaatattaactatctcataccatagatgtcatggttatcaataaaataaattatggacttacatttttataaaaaagataaatataaatagatatgtaacattatgtcatcactttttatgattatttgatgtttttcttccgttgcaacgcacgagcATATTTGCTAGTGATTACATATTCGACAATATTCATCAATCCCTTACAAGAGTAATCCATGAAACGAAAGACATGGATATCTCTTATAGATTGGCAGTGGATGAATATATGATTTCCACTCATTCTCAACAACATCTGAACCTCCACCAACCTTCACAAAAGGTATAAATCTGCTGGTAAATGATGGCCCAAGAGTCCTTTTGCAATGTTTTGTGTGTATAGCGCCTACTAATCAGACCCTTTGAATCAGATGTCTCCATGCTTGCTACTCCTACACATAGCCTCTGCACAACATTTTTTTAGATTGCCATTCCATATTACATGAAACTCTTGGAAGGTGGAAGCATATGCAGTGCTACCAGCGACTACTCTAGCCGTTGCGCTAAACTTACTATGGTCAACTTTCACACTGACAATGAGATGGTGGTTAGCACTGTCCAAAGATATTCTatgcacttaggccttgtttagttccaaaaagttttgtgaaatcgacactgtagtactttcgtttgtatttgacaaatattgtccaattatggactaactagactcaaaagattcgtctcatcaattttgaccaaactgtgcaattagtttttattttcgtgtatatttaatactccatgcatgcgtctaaagattcgatatgcggagaatctgaaaaattttataattttttttgggaactaaacaaggccttagtttctaGGACCGGTCCTTGATGAACTGTCAACAAATCACTCAAAGAATGTAGCATTTAATCATCAAGTCAAGGTTAAAAATGAAACAAATAAAGTTGTTGATAAAACTCGCGGAGCAGACTAGGCAAGCAAACATTACAAGCTATTGTCTCTATTCATGTGAAGCTAATACACACTCTTATTCTTGTAACgtgctttatttatgtgaacaatTACACAATCTTGTCCTTTTAATATGCTTTATTCACAAGAAGCAATTACACGCTCTTGTCTTTTTATTGTGCAACCGGCACTTCAAACCTTTCAATAGGGAAATGTTTCACTTTCACCTCATCTTTGTACTTTGATTATACTTTGTAACTCATACCACATTTTGTCCTAAATTATTGGTTGTTTTAGGTTTTATAAGTATATAGATTTTGACAtgtctaaatatatagtaaaagttatttatacacacacacaaAGTCTTATAACAACATATAAATTAGAACATGGAGTAATAAAATATCTTTTATTTACCTTGAAAAGAGGGAAAAAACATTTACAACCATAAGCAAAACACACTGTCCCCGCCTCCCCGGGCCCCGGCTTGCACAAACAGTACACCAGTTACACCACGTCACCACCCTCTCCAAATCCGACGGGTCACCGCACGGCTGAACTCGAGTCCTCGCGCGAAGTCGCCGGTGTTGCCGCTAAACCCCGGCCGCCGCCATGCGCCCCTTCCTGACTGCCGCATGGCCATGCGCTATCCTCCTCATCCTTGCCAGTGCGCTACAGTCGCCGGCGGTGGCGAGCTCCGGTGCCGGCCGTCTGGAGTGGCAGGTCCTGACCAGGGCCAACTTCTCGTCCCAGATCCGGCTCCACCCCcacgtcctcctcctcgccacAATGCCCTGTGAGCCCTCCTGTCCGTGCCCGCATCTGTTTTCTGACGAGTTCCCTAGTCGCTTAggccttgttgataccctcaaTCCACACGTGTTGGGATGGATTGCGGTAAAATTTAAATTAATTTACACCCCAGTCCACCTAGACACatcatgtggattgaggtgaattcgagagtatccaaacaaggccttattattgTCTTCCAGTAATCTGTATAGTACAACTTATCGTATCGATAAGATTACCACGGGCTATCGGAAATGACAATGCAAAACGTGGCAATTCGCAGTGACCCAGATGCTTTTTACAACTGAATTACCCTATATGTAGCTGGTCTGTCCCCTTTTGCATTGGAGCTGTGTAATTAAGCTATGTTCAATGTTTGCATGACTGCGAATCAAAATCTTCCAAAATCTGGCATTTGTTGCATATATCTGGTGTATTTGCCTTATAATGTGCTCTGATGCTCCATCATAGAacatgtgggcacaacatgccATAACTTAACTGTTATTGTTACTGATGTCAATCTGCAGGGTATGGTGAGTCCAGATCACTGATGGCTGACATAGAACGTTTGGTTGGTTCCAATGAGGAGCTTGGTCGCCTTAAGCTGATGGTTGTATACAGGAATTCCGAAAAGTTGCTGACAGATGCTATTGGTGCTGCTGAAGGAATAAAGGTGGTATACTAccaacgttccatgcaattcaaaTATCAAGGGAAGCTTCGTGCACATGATATACTGTCTGCAGTGCGCTATATCATGTCACTTAAGCATGAGGAGGCCCCTTTTGAGGTTTTGCATACACAAGAAGATGTGGAGACTTTCATTGAATCTACCGATAAAGCTGTAATCCTTTATGAATCCTGTGGATGGTTCACCAGATTGGCTCATGGCGGGAGCAACCAAAGTTATGAGGCAGCTTCATCAAATAACCACACAGAAAATGGTTTGTCTACTCTACGACTTCCTTCCATATTTTATTCAGCTTTTGAAGCATTATTTTTTCGTTTCttcagagggagagagagagattgcACTTTGTTGAAACCTTAATATTTAGCCTGATAGCTATGAGCTTTCAAAAGTAATATTGGCACTCCAGTAACTGTCAGCCAACCTGGCAACCTGGGCTCCCCCCTCCCTGATCCTTGTACTTTTGTGAGGACCAGGTACTTCTAGCAACCCATAGCCATTGAACTCCCATGAACAGATGCATTTCCTATGCTTGTGCAACGCAAGCCGTCAGTGCTCAGTGCATCCAACACTAGCTGTTATCCCCTCTTTCACAACATAATATTTGCAAGCACCAGTTGCCAAATGCCAGTCTGGCCACATGGATCTCCTCATCCTGGCCTTTTTGCTTCTTCACCAACATGCATATGCTGCTTGCCTTGCTGTCTTCTCTTCTGTCGCTACACTCACGAGCTGTTACGCAAGCCAAGCTGCTGCCTACAACAGCAACTCCACAAGGCTCTAGTGTGACCAGTGGCATAGCTAGGATTTTAATCTACGGTGGTCCAATTTAATATAAAACTTTTGTTATGTTAACAATATAAATGTAACATGTTATCGTACAAATATATAATTTACTAAAATATAAGAAAAAAACATTAAAAGGTCttaaaacatttttaaaacgAGCACTAAACTCTGAAGTTTACTTAAAGTTGCTTACTGCATAAATACCTATAAATCTATAATACTCTTGCCCGAAATTCTAGGGTGGTCTGTGGTCCACATGGACCAACCCTTGCTCTGTCACTGAGTGTGACTCTGTAGTGAAAATCTCGATCAGTCGTTGATCCACTGTGTTCCCTTGCTGAGGCGTCAAGGCAGCATGACACTTTGTTGAGTTGATGAGGCATCATTGATGCCATGCATATTCCAAGGAACAAGCAAGGTGTCCCGGTGAGAGCTTCTTTTTGAAAATTTATCACCAAATAGAGTATAAATTTTCTAGAGGCATATTATTTCTTAGCCATCTATTCTCAGTTGGATGCTTTCTTGATTGTGCAGGCTATTTGTTTTAGATTCAGAATTAggaaaaaagaaagataacttcATGAGAAAACAAAACAACCCCAATTGCCAGGATATagtatgccttttggtttaccCTTTTCAATTTAATTTCCTCTAGTCTTTGTCTATTTCATGCACTACTGGCTCCCTGATACATCTTACACAAACCTTTTTAATTAATGATGGTGTTTTTCATCTTCTGATATTagattctatatctttgatgtgCTACAGTTGACATTTCTGGGAAGACAATGACCAGAGAATCAGATGGGCCACTAGAGCTTGTAAGTGTAGTGAAGAAGGTTGCATTTATATCTGATTAATTAGCTACTGCTATGTTTCTTTGAGAAGAACTATCTGAACTATGAAGATTCAGCAAATATCAGACGAACAATCCCCGAAAATATACTTATTTGAGATGACAAACAGGTTATAGAGAATGAAGAACAAACCTTTGGAGTTGGGGGTCAGCTTACTGGTTCTCCTTGGAAAGGTGGTTTTGCCTTGGCAAATGAAAGTGTCTCTGAACAAATTGGAAACACAAATGATGGATATAGAAAGTGTACAATGCAAAAGTTCCATCAATTTGAAAGTTTCTATGCAAAGCTTACTTCTATAGCAAGAGAATATTTGCTCCCCCCAGAAATAGCTAAATTTGGTCTTATAACCGAAAGATCATTGTTGCCTTCACTGGATGTTGTTAATGAAGGCAACCAGGAGACATGGTTCGTCACCACTCATCATATGGGATGCAAAACTTGTTCAGTTATTGTGAAAGATGGCGATGATCTGAGAAGTCTAGTGCAATCCCACCATATTCTCGGCATTAAGGAGGTAAGTGAATAATGGTTTGGCACACCTCTAAAATAGAATCAAATACACATTAAATGCTATTCAGTAGTATGAAATTACCATTTATTTCCATCCATCGTTAATGTCTCTGTATTCTATAAGTATTCTAGAATAAATATTAGAAGAATAAAGTGCAGTGCCAATATCCcttttgttatactgcttacaCTTACAGTTCCTTTGCCTATCAACAACTGTGCAGACAATTACTttcttatttattgtttaagctTGACACTTTGTGTTATTTTAACTTTCGACAAATATTTGCAAAATCTATACTTCTTTCTCGAAAACTCTCCTAAACTGTGGCTTTTAGGTGAAGAGAATATATAGTACGTACTACATACTTTACACTTGATACTTTACTGAGTTTGTGATTTGTTGATCTTTGATGACTTAATATCTTGTTTTATTGGGCAAAGGAATTTTCTTGGATGAATATTTGTATTATGGTACGCCATTTTGTTTCATGTGGCCTATTGTAGTCTTTTAATTCTTACATGCATCAGcccatgacttttgggtttcaATGTTATATGCGTAGGTTAGTGCTGATGAAAGTGGTAGAGAGGCTATCTTCCCCACAAACAGGCCCTCTGTAATTCTATTTGTTGATAGATTATCCCACTCTTCAAAAGTCAGAGATGAAAGCAAATCAGTCATCAAGTTACTAAGGCAGTATGTGCAAAATAATTATCCATTTCATGTCAGTAATGGGGTTCTAAGTAGCAGTACCTCCAAAACACGCTCGAAAGCTGTCCCTTCTTTGAGGAATACAGGTATCTCAGATGCCTATTCTCAAACAGCAAGGTTGAGTGCTTGGGCCTCTAAGCTTATGGCACTTGGGGACAAAATGTCAGTTATGGTGGTTAATGATGGAGATAGTATTTCTTACAGAAGTTCTAGCCAAGGTAGTGGTGCTAATCCTTTATATGATGTTCTGACTAAGTTGCTACACAAAGCAAGACCAGGGCATAGGTCAAAGAAAACAAGGATAAGTTTAGTTTCACGAGATGTTGGCCTAAAGACGTTGTCAGATGATTCTGAAATCGAAGTGGTCAAGTCTCTATCAGTCGAAGAGGGTGAATACAAAAGAACTGACGATGCATCTGCTACTACAGATAATTCCAATGATGATATTACTGAAGTTTCTGTCGATGAAACCACAGCAAAAGAGACTGAATTTATTGATGATGGACAGGCACCAAGTATACTTGAGAAATCTCCGGCAACTTACcctgatgaacatgatagtgctcgtgaatctaataatacagaAATGGAGGACCAAAGCAAAATTGAAGCTTCAGATATGAGTGTTGATCTTATGGAAGATGTCTCCAATAATGCAGATGGTAGTAGTGAAGTTGGAGGTATGTTGCATAAACACATAGTGGACAAAACAGTTACAGAAGCTTTTCAAATTTTGGAACATGATGAAAGAAACTTGTACGCTGACCAAGAGGAATCAGTATCATCAAACGAGCAAGTTGATGTATCTCCAGTCCTGAGTAAAAAAATCAGTAAAACGGAAGATGCTGTTTATGAAAACACATTCGATCTATCTGAAGGATCAGAAGAAAGTGATACAAGATGTCCCCATCATGCAACATGTAGCTCTTCCCGTGTTCCTGTAAGAAATGACACAGACTTTACTGATCAGGTAACTTCAAGTATATCTGATGACTGTTTTGCTGGTGCTTTCTACTTCTCTGATGGTGATTACAGACTCCTGAGAACTTTAACTGGTGGATCAAGAATTCCGTCCCTGGTAATAATTGATCCAGTTCAACAAAAACATTATGTATTTCCCGAGGAAAGCGAGTACAGCTATGCTTCTTTACAAAATTATTTTGACAGTTTTATGAATCAAAGTCTTCCTTCATATTACCGTGTTACCTCATCAGCTATAAGTTCGAAGGAGCTTCCAAGACCACCTTTTGTTAATCATGATTTCCATGAGGCAAATTCGATCCCTCAGTTGacagcaattagtttttgtctgTTAGTCTTTGGACCCAGAGGTTGTGATTCAAAAAATGAAGCATCATTTTCAAACACTGAAAGTATTGCATCTGGTTGGAACAAGGATGTAATGGTGCTTTTCAGCAACTCTTGGTGTGGGTTTTGTCAGCGAGCTGAGCTGGTGGTCCGTGAGTTACACCGATCATTTAAGAGCTTTTCGAGCTATTCAGATTCTGTATCCGCAAATGCTCAAGATGTCCACAGTGAAGGTAGTACCTAAATTACTTAATACTGTTAGCTGACTGTTCACATTAGAAATCAAATCAGTGAACTTTTCCTGCTGATTTGTTCTTTTTAGCTGGAATTCAGGGTCATCATTAAACGTAACCTTGATTGAGATTTTCCAGATGCCATGAGTGATCCGATGGTTCATGAATGAAATGCAAGAAATATGTGGAAATTCATTTTCAAAGTTTTTGGTGACAGAAGTTGAACCTTAGTCATGTGTGGCCATAGCAGTTGGACACTGGCCCCATCTATTAATGTTCCAATTCTGAGACTGAAAAATGTAAAGAGATATAGGGTGCATTTAGTTCCCCATGGAATGCAAAATACAAAAATACCAAGTACTTTGGAATGATGAAATGCAAAATACCAAAATTTTCATGGGTGTGTTTAGGTCCAtccaaaatgccaaaattttccATACATGAAGCTGCTCTTTTGGGCTCTTGAGGCCAAAGTTCAGAATGCCAAAATTTTTGgatggtgtttagttccattctGCAGAATGGTGggccaaaactcaaaattttttggcccaaatgaggaactaaacaggcccATAGTTTTTTTTGCATGTTGCAACATTACAGGGCCATCCAAACATATACATGTCGCATCATTGCATCATAAAGCCAACAGAACCTGTCTACTGTCATATTTTATTTAAAGTTCAGAACATTAGCTAAGCATGATCCCTGTGTTCCTTGCACATCAAATATCAATCATTCATTGTGTATTAAAGAATCATCCTTTTGGTTGCAGAGAAAACTGAAGAATATGTGATGAAGGGCTTTCCTGCGATTTACATGATAGACTGCACCTCAAATGAATGCCACCATTTACTAAAATCTGCAGGCATGgtagtatttattttttaattctaTATTCCCATCTATTGAAGTTTGCTCCCTCTTGTAACAGAACAAATTCTGTAGCTATATTCAATTAGGAACTTTTTATATTTGGATCTCATTCTCTAACATGAACTGGGTCAGATTAGTAGCCAGTGGCCTAGAGAATTAGGCGAACATTGCGCTTGGGAAACTCaaaatctttgttgataagccAGAGTAGTAGCATCCCCATGCATGGAATATAAGCGGCATAAGATATAAAGGGGTCTCTTGTAATAACTTGTGTCAAAAGGTACTCGTATGAGCAACAGTAAGGCAAGACGTAGCTGTTTATCTAGATAGGTACCTGCAGAAGACTTTACCATTTGACCTGTGGAAACAACTATAATGTCTTCAATTCAGCCAGTGATGTTCAAATGATGGAGTTTGGACAAAAGCTTATATAGGGCAAATCTAATTGAATACTTGGGAACTTTTTACCAGAGAGTGTTAATCTAGCAGTTTCCTAGCGGTTGAACGCCAACTGGTTCAGAGTTATTCCTTCTGGGATTTCAAAGAACAGGGAGGG contains:
- the LOC8067396 gene encoding uncharacterized protein LOC8067396; protein product: MRPFLTAAWPCAILLILASALQSPAVASSGAGRLEWQVLTRANFSSQIRLHPHVLLLATMPWYGESRSLMADIERLVGSNEELGRLKLMVVYRNSEKLLTDAIGAAEGIKVVYYQRSMQFKYQGKLRAHDILSAVRYIMSLKHEEAPFEVLHTQEDVETFIESTDKAVILYESCGWFTRLAHGGSNQSYEAASSNNHTENVDISGKTMTRESDGPLELVIENEEQTFGVGGQLTGSPWKGGFALANESVSEQIGNTNDGYRKCTMQKFHQFESFYAKLTSIAREYLLPPEIAKFGLITERSLLPSLDVVNEGNQETWFVTTHHMGCKTCSVIVKDGDDLRSLVQSHHILGIKEVSADESGREAIFPTNRPSVILFVDRLSHSSKVRDESKSVIKLLRQYVQNNYPFHVSNGVLSSSTSKTRSKAVPSLRNTGISDAYSQTARLSAWASKLMALGDKMSVMVVNDGDSISYRSSSQGSGANPLYDVLTKLLHKARPGHRSKKTRISLVSRDVGLKTLSDDSEIEVVKSLSVEEGEYKRTDDASATTDNSNDDITEVSVDETTAKETEFIDDGQAPSILEKSPATYPDEHDSARESNNTEMEDQSKIEASDMSVDLMEDVSNNADGSSEVGGMLHKHIVDKTVTEAFQILEHDERNLYADQEESVSSNEQVDVSPVLSKKISKTEDAVYENTFDLSEGSEESDTRCPHHATCSSSRVPVRNDTDFTDQVTSSISDDCFAGAFYFSDGDYRLLRTLTGGSRIPSLVIIDPVQQKHYVFPEESEYSYASLQNYFDSFMNQSLPSYYRVTSSAISSKELPRPPFVNHDFHEANSIPQLTAISFCLLVFGPRGCDSKNEASFSNTESIASGWNKDVMVLFSNSWCGFCQRAELVVRELHRSFKSFSSYSDSVSANAQDVHSEEKTEEYVMKGFPAIYMIDCTSNECHHLLKSAGMEELYPTLLLFPAENKSAIAYEGGMSVPHLIEFLESHVSNSRHLLEYKGFMWKKRMTTQHDAPQAIQFQVSDKGSGNVGSELSSHPDVVTGSILTATEKLGAAVPFDNAKVLIVSSGSHEGFHGLIINKRLSWGVFKDLDSSMERIKHAPLFYGGPVVVQGYHLVSLSRVAWEGYMQVIPGVYYGNIVATSRVVTRIKLGEQSVEDLWFFVGYSGWGYSQLFDELSEGAWLVSGKPIEHLDWPKS